In Bradyrhizobium lablabi, one DNA window encodes the following:
- a CDS encoding nitroreductase family protein, translated as MSAYAEAIERRFGDGGPSANDVEDSDFIRRVLSRKTVRQYADAVPSEALLDLLVAAALSTSAKSDFQQASILRVVDPAKRAAIGALFQSMPWIGVSPVFFVFLGDARRLQRIGELRAKPVKNGTLEGFFNATVDAALAMQTMILCAESAGLGVCPISVIRNEIDKVASILGLPDLVFPIAGLCLGYPRTEGYVSLRLPRRATTHLNRYDDAALPQAIDDYDRRRNARHAIPREQQRSNAEFGEASFYGWSEDKARQAAKAEGAAFPPYLRSHGFSFD; from the coding sequence ATGTCGGCCTATGCAGAGGCGATCGAGCGTCGTTTTGGCGACGGCGGGCCGTCGGCGAATGACGTCGAAGACAGCGACTTCATCCGGCGCGTCCTGTCGCGGAAGACGGTGCGCCAATACGCCGATGCAGTCCCGAGCGAAGCCTTACTTGATCTGCTGGTCGCCGCCGCCTTGAGCACATCGGCCAAATCTGATTTTCAGCAAGCGTCGATCTTGCGCGTTGTCGATCCCGCAAAACGTGCGGCGATCGGCGCGCTGTTTCAGAGCATGCCATGGATCGGCGTTTCGCCGGTCTTCTTTGTCTTCCTGGGAGACGCCAGACGATTGCAACGGATCGGCGAATTGCGCGCCAAGCCGGTCAAAAACGGCACACTGGAAGGTTTCTTCAACGCTACCGTCGACGCCGCGCTGGCGATGCAAACCATGATCCTGTGCGCGGAGTCCGCTGGTCTGGGCGTTTGTCCCATCAGCGTCATCCGCAACGAGATCGACAAGGTCGCGAGCATTTTGGGATTGCCTGATCTGGTGTTTCCCATTGCCGGACTATGTCTCGGCTACCCGCGCACGGAAGGCTATGTCAGCTTGCGGCTGCCGCGTCGCGCGACCACGCATCTCAACCGCTATGATGACGCAGCACTTCCGCAAGCCATCGATGATTACGATCGGCGCCGCAATGCGCGCCACGCCATCCCCAGAGAACAACAGCGCTCCAACGCCGAGTTTGGCGAAGCGTCCTTCTATGGCTGGTCGGAAGACAAGGCGCGGCAGGCCGCCAAAGCCGAGGGCGCGGCATTCCCGCCCTATCTGCGTTCACACGGATTCAGCTTCGATTGA
- a CDS encoding MarR family winged helix-turn-helix transcriptional regulator, producing the protein MARTRPRKAEAAWPLEQRPGFLIRRLHQIHVALFQKRCAAFEITPLQYSLLSALAKRGTADQTTLAADVALDRTTTTGALKRLQLRKFVERTIHHRDRRAQICRLTKKGAALLRRIEGAARAAHLETVADLSKADQKRFIAMMQRIVAASSDQDEARAAPD; encoded by the coding sequence ATGGCCAGAACACGCCCGCGAAAAGCCGAAGCCGCCTGGCCGCTCGAGCAGCGCCCCGGCTTCCTGATACGGCGGCTGCATCAGATCCACGTCGCCCTGTTCCAGAAGAGGTGCGCAGCTTTCGAGATCACCCCGCTGCAGTATAGCCTGCTCTCCGCGCTCGCAAAGCGTGGAACCGCCGACCAGACGACGCTTGCGGCGGATGTCGCGCTCGACCGCACCACCACCACCGGGGCGCTTAAGCGCTTGCAACTACGCAAGTTTGTCGAACGTACGATCCACCACCGGGATCGCCGGGCGCAGATTTGCCGGCTCACCAAGAAAGGCGCGGCACTGCTGCGGCGCATAGAGGGCGCGGCGCGCGCCGCGCACCTTGAGACCGTGGCGGATCTGAGCAAGGCGGATCAAAAGCGGTTCATTGCCATGATGCAGCGCATTGTGGCTGCGAGTTCCGATCAGGACGAGGCGAGGGCGGCTCCCGATTGA
- a CDS encoding amidohydrolase/deacetylase family metallohydrolase has translation MSVSTTFDLLLRGGRVIDPASGIDGMKDVAVRNGKVAAVQADILPTSAKEIVDVTGQIVLPGLIDTHAHIYQYVTGRFGVNADMVGVQSGVTTLVDQGGPSCMTLPGFRHFIAEKAQSRTYAFLSAYLVGGLEGHYYPNLYSPDGVDIDATVKAATANRDLVRGIKAHAEIGGFARWGIRVIEMAAEIGRRADLPVYVHFGQLWGLPESGTNGEDVDTILTRVIPLLRSGDVLAHPFTRHPGGFVNREGEVHPVIQAALDRGLRVDVGHGSHFSYRLARKAIAAGIIPTTLGADIHGYNTHVPAPAGTPDEHADDENHPFASQAKFSLVQAMSSMMALGLTLEQVVPMVTSHAAEMLGLSGTIGTLRHGVDADVTVLAQKPGRYILRDNEKTEVVADHLLQPAFCLRAGVRHNAVAPILPQAVAA, from the coding sequence ATGTCTGTAAGCACCACATTTGACCTGCTTCTGCGCGGAGGTCGCGTGATCGATCCGGCATCAGGCATTGATGGGATGAAGGACGTCGCCGTCCGCAACGGCAAGGTCGCCGCGGTTCAGGCGGACATTTTGCCGACCAGCGCCAAGGAGATTGTCGACGTCACGGGCCAGATCGTATTGCCGGGGCTGATCGATACCCACGCCCATATCTATCAGTATGTAACCGGACGCTTCGGCGTCAATGCAGACATGGTGGGCGTCCAATCCGGGGTGACTACGCTGGTCGATCAGGGCGGTCCGTCCTGCATGACCTTGCCGGGTTTTAGGCATTTCATTGCCGAGAAGGCGCAGTCGCGAACCTATGCTTTTCTATCGGCCTATCTCGTCGGCGGTTTGGAAGGGCATTATTACCCCAATCTCTACAGTCCCGACGGCGTCGATATCGATGCGACCGTGAAAGCGGCGACCGCCAATCGCGATCTCGTTCGCGGCATCAAGGCGCATGCCGAGATCGGCGGCTTTGCGCGCTGGGGCATCCGCGTCATCGAGATGGCGGCCGAGATCGGACGCCGCGCCGACCTTCCGGTCTATGTGCACTTCGGACAGCTTTGGGGCCTGCCGGAAAGCGGCACCAACGGCGAAGATGTCGACACGATCCTGACGCGGGTAATTCCGCTGCTTCGCTCCGGCGATGTTTTGGCCCACCCGTTCACGCGTCATCCCGGCGGCTTCGTCAATCGCGAAGGCGAAGTGCATCCCGTGATCCAGGCCGCCCTCGATCGGGGCTTGCGGGTCGACGTTGGCCACGGCAGTCACTTCTCGTACCGTCTGGCGCGCAAGGCCATTGCTGCCGGCATCATTCCGACCACCTTGGGAGCCGATATCCACGGCTACAACACCCATGTGCCGGCGCCGGCAGGCACGCCTGATGAGCATGCCGATGACGAAAACCATCCCTTCGCAAGTCAGGCGAAGTTCAGCCTGGTCCAGGCGATGAGTTCGATGATGGCGCTCGGTCTCACGCTGGAACAAGTGGTGCCGATGGTCACTTCGCACGCGGCTGAAATGCTGGGTCTTTCGGGCACCATCGGAACGTTGCGCCACGGCGTCGATGCCGACGTCACCGTGCTCGCCCAAAAACCCGGCCGTTACATTTTGCGGGATAACGAGAAGACGGAAGTGGTTGCGGACCACCTGTTGCAGCCGGCGTTTTGCTTGCGCGCGGGCGTGCGTCACAATGCCGTCGCTCCTATCCTGCCGCAAGCCGTGGCAGCCTAG
- a CDS encoding xanthine dehydrogenase family protein molybdopterin-binding subunit, with amino-acid sequence MSHAESEPPSSAAAGTGQGIGARLSRKEDDRFMRGRGQYVADIRLAGLKDVAFVRSPLAHARIRAVHVPERFRDVVFTAADLAGVKPIRAVSGLPGFKISEQPVLATDKVRHVGELVAMCVAPTRAEAEDIAASVTLDLEELPAVYHMLKARQAGTALVHEHWGDNVFLESAFEVDIQPAFDAPIKVTREISTARQCMSPLEGRGVVASFDHRLDQLTLYTGAQMPHIVRNGLSDCLGMEQGRIRIVSPDIGGGFGHKGILLPEEVCLGWLAMRKGHAVRWIEDRREHLTASANCREHHYKISVYADRDGSLRGIDCEATVDSGAYSSYPFSACLEAAQVASILPGPYRMPAYRCKTFSVATNKCPILPYRGVARTGVCFALEIMLDAVATECGIEPGEVRLRNLVKPDEMPFDNITKKHFDSGDYPQAMHRALTAIDVAAVRARQRAKEPDGRLIGTGLSIYCEQAAHGTSVYAGWGIPMVPGHEQANARMTPDGGLEIRVGVHSHGQGLETTLAQIAYEILGIDTARVRVVHGDTAITPYSTGTWGSRSMVMAGGAVATACIEIGERAKRIGAKLLQLDPAMVTLRDGRVCGPNSSIGLTEVAHTWYRRPQDLPGDVDPAGLESTSGYKPQRDSGTFSYAAHAVTVAVDPDLGEVEILDYVIVEDGGVLVNPMIVDGQIFGGLAQGIGTALYEEMPFDAAGQPLATTLADYLLPGPTEVPEPRLDHMETPSPYTLFGVKGIGEGGAIAPPAAIANAVNDALRPLGVELLHSPISPRRVVEAILAARDAQRSAA; translated from the coding sequence ATGTCTCACGCTGAAAGCGAGCCTCCCTCGAGCGCGGCAGCCGGCACCGGACAAGGGATCGGGGCACGGCTATCGCGCAAGGAAGATGATCGCTTCATGCGCGGACGCGGCCAGTATGTCGCCGATATCCGGCTCGCCGGTCTCAAGGATGTCGCCTTCGTCCGCAGCCCGCTGGCCCATGCGCGGATCAGGGCCGTCCACGTGCCTGAACGCTTTCGCGACGTCGTATTCACAGCCGCAGATTTGGCGGGAGTAAAACCGATCCGCGCAGTGTCCGGCCTGCCCGGTTTCAAGATCTCGGAGCAACCTGTTCTGGCGACCGATAAAGTGCGTCACGTCGGCGAACTCGTTGCCATGTGCGTAGCGCCGACCCGGGCGGAAGCCGAGGATATCGCGGCCTCGGTGACGCTCGACCTCGAAGAGCTCCCTGCCGTCTACCATATGCTCAAAGCGAGGCAAGCGGGGACGGCGCTGGTCCACGAGCATTGGGGCGACAACGTCTTTCTCGAAAGCGCCTTCGAGGTCGATATCCAGCCTGCCTTCGATGCCCCCATCAAAGTGACGCGCGAAATATCGACCGCGCGCCAATGCATGTCCCCGCTGGAGGGACGCGGCGTGGTCGCGAGCTTCGACCACCGCCTCGACCAGCTCACGCTCTATACGGGCGCCCAGATGCCGCACATCGTACGCAACGGCCTGTCCGATTGTCTCGGCATGGAGCAGGGCCGAATCCGTATTGTATCGCCCGATATCGGCGGAGGGTTCGGCCACAAGGGAATCCTGCTGCCGGAAGAGGTCTGCCTTGGCTGGCTTGCCATGCGCAAAGGCCACGCGGTGCGCTGGATCGAGGACCGGCGCGAACATCTGACCGCGAGCGCCAATTGCCGCGAGCACCACTACAAGATATCAGTCTATGCCGATCGCGACGGTAGCTTGAGGGGGATCGACTGCGAGGCGACCGTCGATTCCGGCGCATACTCGTCCTATCCGTTCTCCGCCTGCCTCGAGGCCGCGCAGGTGGCGAGCATCCTGCCCGGTCCCTACCGGATGCCGGCCTATCGCTGCAAGACCTTCTCGGTAGCGACCAATAAATGTCCGATCCTGCCCTATCGCGGCGTTGCCCGCACCGGTGTCTGTTTTGCGCTGGAAATCATGCTGGATGCGGTAGCCACAGAATGCGGGATCGAACCTGGCGAAGTCCGGTTGCGCAATCTGGTGAAGCCCGATGAAATGCCGTTCGACAACATCACAAAAAAACATTTCGACAGCGGCGATTATCCGCAAGCCATGCACCGCGCGCTTACGGCGATCGATGTCGCGGCGGTGCGGGCCCGTCAGCGCGCGAAAGAACCGGATGGGCGGCTGATCGGCACTGGCCTCTCGATCTATTGCGAGCAGGCCGCCCATGGCACCTCGGTCTATGCCGGTTGGGGCATTCCAATGGTGCCGGGGCACGAGCAGGCCAATGCGCGCATGACGCCGGATGGCGGGCTCGAAATCCGGGTCGGCGTGCACTCGCATGGTCAGGGTCTTGAGACCACGCTCGCCCAAATCGCCTATGAAATTCTCGGCATCGACACGGCAAGAGTGCGTGTCGTGCATGGCGATACCGCGATCACGCCTTATTCGACCGGCACCTGGGGTTCGCGTTCGATGGTGATGGCCGGCGGCGCGGTTGCAACCGCCTGCATCGAGATCGGCGAACGCGCCAAGCGTATCGGCGCCAAGCTTCTGCAACTCGATCCGGCGATGGTGACATTGCGCGACGGCCGTGTGTGCGGACCGAACAGCAGCATCGGCCTCACTGAGGTCGCCCATACCTGGTACCGGCGCCCGCAGGATCTGCCGGGAGATGTCGATCCTGCAGGGCTGGAATCGACCAGCGGCTACAAACCGCAGCGCGACAGCGGCACCTTTAGCTACGCCGCCCACGCCGTTACCGTTGCGGTCGATCCCGATCTCGGTGAAGTCGAAATCCTCGACTACGTCATCGTCGAGGATGGCGGCGTGCTGGTCAATCCAATGATCGTCGACGGCCAGATCTTTGGCGGCCTTGCGCAGGGGATCGGCACCGCACTCTATGAAGAAATGCCGTTCGATGCCGCCGGACAACCGCTCGCGACCACGCTTGCCGACTATCTGCTTCCGGGTCCGACCGAAGTTCCGGAGCCGCGTCTCGATCACATGGAGACGCCCTCGCCCTACACCCTGTTCGGCGTCAAGGGCATCGGCGAAGGCGGCGCCATCGCGCCGCCGGCCGCTATCGCCAACGCCGTGAACGATGCGCTGCGTCCGCTCGGGGTCGAACTCCTGCATTCGCCGATTTCGCCACGCCGTGTCGTCGAGGCGATCCTGGCGGCACGTGACGCGCAAAGATCAGCCGCATGA
- a CDS encoding FAD binding domain-containing protein, translating to MKAAAFAYERPSDLKTALALTADTNGSSKIIAGGQSLGPMLNLRLVEPDLIIDIAGLSELKHAERSGNELVIGACVTHGDIEDGRIPDVTRGAMQRVASAIAYRAVRNRGTIAGSLCHADPAADWVSALAALGAKVTLRSLVGTRDLAIEDFVTGALESALVPGEIVEAVRVPVITPSARWGYGKACRKPGEFAHAIAAVLIDPEKASARVVIGAVEAAPIVLGDAAELFGGRVTGDFKRQFDALVADAILLKAGIVNATDRHIHVAVLRRAINEAAA from the coding sequence ATGAAGGCGGCAGCGTTCGCCTACGAACGCCCCTCCGATTTGAAGACGGCGCTTGCCTTGACGGCCGACACGAATGGCTCGAGCAAGATCATTGCCGGTGGCCAGTCGCTTGGCCCGATGCTCAATCTGCGGCTGGTCGAGCCGGATCTGATCATCGATATCGCGGGGCTATCCGAGTTGAAGCACGCGGAACGCAGCGGCAATGAGCTCGTCATCGGCGCTTGCGTCACACATGGCGACATCGAGGATGGGCGAATACCCGACGTTACCCGCGGCGCCATGCAGCGGGTTGCAAGCGCCATCGCCTACAGAGCGGTCCGTAATCGCGGCACGATCGCAGGATCGCTCTGTCACGCCGATCCCGCCGCAGACTGGGTTTCGGCGCTGGCGGCGCTTGGTGCAAAGGTCACGCTGCGCAGCCTTGTTGGAACGCGCGATCTCGCCATCGAAGACTTCGTGACGGGAGCGCTCGAATCCGCGCTGGTGCCTGGCGAAATCGTCGAAGCCGTCCGCGTGCCCGTGATAACGCCGTCGGCACGCTGGGGCTATGGCAAGGCCTGCCGCAAGCCGGGCGAATTCGCTCACGCCATCGCCGCGGTGCTGATCGATCCGGAAAAGGCGAGCGCACGCGTGGTCATCGGCGCCGTGGAGGCAGCCCCGATCGTTCTTGGCGACGCGGCTGAGCTTTTTGGCGGACGGGTTACCGGCGACTTCAAGCGGCAATTCGATGCGCTTGTGGCCGATGCGATCCTGCTGAAGGCAGGCATCGTGAATGCCACTGACCGGCACATTCATGTCGCCGTGCTGCGCCGGGCAATCAACGAGGCTGCCGCGTGA
- a CDS encoding xanthine dehydrogenase family Fe-S subunit, giving the protein MTMIALTVNARDVKASVEPRTHLADFLRESLNLTGTHLGCEHGVCGACTLLLDDVPARSCITYAAACDGARVTTIEGLDDDEITTELRAAFKREHALQCGYCTPGMLISARDLVLRLPASDERSVRVGLSGNLCRCTGYVGIVRAVRAVIDDRRKRGIKPVPGGGRSALGPVGSGYGATASTSNIGTAPTARTEPQHEVNDAMVVADFTPEKVFKDHFTVGYPPERVFDMFGDVARLAACLPGASLTGLPTPERAEGLIRVKLGPISANFRGAARIERDPRNLSGRIVGMGSDQRSRSSTQGEIRYQLVPTEQGAATRVELSVGYTLRGMLAQIAREALVRDLASRLTAEFAGNLERHLSGAGPNGAAEGAQDLNAAALLMGFLRERARKALQYILGR; this is encoded by the coding sequence GTGACCATGATCGCGCTCACCGTAAACGCCCGCGACGTCAAGGCTTCCGTGGAGCCGCGCACCCATCTCGCCGATTTCTTGCGCGAAAGTCTCAATCTGACCGGCACGCACCTCGGCTGCGAGCACGGCGTGTGCGGAGCGTGCACGCTGTTGCTCGACGATGTGCCGGCGCGTTCCTGCATTACTTACGCGGCCGCCTGCGATGGCGCGCGCGTTACCACCATCGAAGGCCTCGATGATGACGAAATCACCACTGAGCTGCGTGCGGCCTTTAAGCGCGAGCATGCCCTGCAATGCGGGTATTGCACGCCGGGGATGTTGATCTCGGCGCGCGATCTCGTGCTTCGCCTGCCCGCCTCCGACGAACGCAGCGTGCGTGTCGGATTGAGCGGCAATCTCTGCCGCTGCACCGGATATGTCGGTATTGTACGGGCGGTCCGCGCCGTGATCGACGACAGGCGCAAACGAGGGATAAAGCCGGTCCCCGGTGGGGGACGCAGCGCCCTCGGCCCGGTGGGATCCGGTTACGGCGCGACCGCTTCCACCTCAAATATTGGAACCGCGCCGACGGCAAGGACCGAGCCGCAGCATGAAGTCAACGACGCGATGGTCGTTGCGGACTTCACGCCCGAAAAGGTTTTTAAGGATCATTTCACGGTCGGTTATCCGCCCGAGCGGGTCTTCGACATGTTCGGCGATGTCGCACGCCTTGCCGCCTGCCTTCCCGGTGCGTCGCTCACCGGCCTGCCGACCCCGGAGCGCGCGGAGGGCCTGATCCGCGTCAAACTCGGTCCGATCTCAGCGAATTTCCGTGGCGCCGCGCGGATCGAGCGCGATCCCAGGAATTTGTCCGGCCGGATCGTCGGCATGGGCAGCGATCAGCGCAGCCGGTCTTCCACGCAAGGCGAGATCCGCTACCAACTCGTACCAACAGAGCAAGGCGCTGCGACGCGCGTCGAGCTGTCGGTCGGCTACACCTTGCGGGGAATGCTGGCGCAGATCGCCCGTGAGGCATTGGTGCGCGATCTTGCATCCCGGCTGACCGCCGAGTTTGCGGGCAACCTCGAACGGCATCTCTCGGGCGCTGGGCCAAATGGAGCGGCGGAGGGAGCCCAAGACCTGAATGCCGCCGCTCTGCTGATGGGGTTTTTGCGCGAACGTGCGCGCAAGGCCCTTCAGTACATCTTGGGTCGATAG
- a CDS encoding purine-cytosine permease family protein: MTDSELRADIHSIEPIPDADRDSTGLQQMWIWAGANIAPVNWALGALGIILKLGLWETIAVIVVGNLVGCAIFAAFTVMGHKTGVNQMVLSRSAFGRRGAYLPSLLMFLMTLGWIGVNTYFPVKIAMAILAQFGVPDNLVTTFIVITVIMVLQVGIGIYGFYAIRTFEKYTVPVTVAIMVLMSVLAWSRPGVVNWNLTSTLPPGAHLAMLTLLMSAIGVGWGISWVTWASDYSRFVPRNVSSKSVFWYSYIGMFVPTVWLAILGATIASVTLDTDPAKMVSAVFGGLSSILVLLLVLHGPIATNILNVYSATLAALSMGVRLSRTALALIVGIAGYLVTIYFIFAPSFAKAFDNWMISLLLWMSPWAGVVMADFFIKRQGQIDVAELYRSPETSAYGDINWGGIIAFLAGLVAGWAFQDGLVPALQGPLSGLLGGADLSWLFGIVVAGAVYLALSRRAVSAPSIVTTG, from the coding sequence ATGACGGATTCCGAACTACGTGCCGACATCCACAGCATCGAGCCCATTCCTGATGCCGACCGGGACTCGACCGGGCTGCAGCAGATGTGGATTTGGGCAGGAGCCAACATCGCCCCGGTCAACTGGGCGCTCGGCGCGCTCGGTATCATTCTCAAGCTTGGCTTGTGGGAGACCATCGCGGTCATCGTCGTGGGCAACCTTGTCGGCTGCGCGATCTTTGCCGCCTTCACGGTGATGGGCCACAAGACCGGCGTCAATCAGATGGTGCTGAGCCGCTCGGCGTTCGGACGCCGCGGAGCCTATCTGCCGAGCCTATTGATGTTCCTGATGACGCTCGGCTGGATCGGGGTGAATACCTACTTCCCGGTCAAGATCGCGATGGCCATTCTCGCCCAGTTTGGCGTCCCCGACAATTTGGTGACGACCTTCATCGTCATCACCGTCATCATGGTGCTGCAGGTCGGGATCGGCATCTACGGCTTCTACGCGATCCGCACCTTCGAGAAGTACACTGTGCCGGTGACCGTGGCCATCATGGTGCTGATGAGCGTCCTCGCCTGGAGCCGGCCGGGGGTGGTCAATTGGAACCTCACCAGCACCCTTCCGCCCGGCGCTCATCTGGCGATGCTGACGCTATTGATGTCTGCGATCGGGGTCGGCTGGGGAATTTCCTGGGTGACGTGGGCGTCGGACTATTCGCGCTTCGTGCCCCGCAACGTCTCTTCCAAATCCGTCTTCTGGTATAGCTATATCGGAATGTTCGTGCCGACGGTGTGGCTCGCCATCCTCGGCGCGACCATCGCCAGCGTCACGCTCGATACCGACCCGGCCAAGATGGTCAGCGCCGTGTTCGGCGGCCTATCGAGCATCCTTGTGCTGCTATTGGTGCTGCACGGCCCGATCGCGACCAATATCCTGAACGTGTATTCGGCGACGCTGGCGGCGCTTAGCATGGGCGTCCGCCTGTCGCGGACCGCGCTGGCGCTGATCGTAGGTATCGCCGGCTATCTCGTCACGATCTACTTCATCTTCGCGCCTTCGTTCGCCAAGGCATTCGACAACTGGATGATCAGCCTGTTGCTGTGGATGAGTCCTTGGGCAGGCGTCGTGATGGCCGACTTCTTCATCAAGCGGCAGGGCCAGATCGATGTCGCCGAACTCTACCGGTCGCCGGAAACAAGCGCCTATGGCGATATCAATTGGGGCGGCATCATCGCGTTTTTGGCAGGCCTCGTCGCCGGCTGGGCGTTTCAGGACGGCCTCGTTCCGGCGCTCCAGGGTCCGCTCTCCGGGCTTTTGGGCGGGGCGGACCTCAGCTGGTTGTTCGGGATCGTCGTCGCCGGCGCCGTGTATCTGGCTCTCAGCCGGCGCGCTGTCAGCGCGCCCTCGATTGTCACAACAGGTTGA
- a CDS encoding aromatic ring-hydroxylating oxygenase subunit alpha — MLNTKQPVLRRFWYAVMPVDHLKDGPRPFTLLGEPIVLFLDGKGEPAALEDRCCHRTAKLSKGWCKDGNIVCGYHGWEYDRDGKLVMIPQFPFEQPIPEAKARSFHAQTRYGYVWVALDEPLSDIPDIPEDRTAGYRRIHQFYDKWNTAALRLMENSFDNAHFAFVHKGTFGDINQPKPEKYEIVETDYGFDAETIITIRNPPNAARITGTTDPTTKRHQRNKWFMPFCRRLDMEYPSGIRHIIFNCATPVSDGQIQVVQILFRNDTEADCSTQELIDWDAAIIAEDRDMLESTDPDAIVDMGRKIEKHMPSDRPGMIMRKRLLDLLHSHNEEEQPRQQIA, encoded by the coding sequence ATGCTGAATACAAAGCAACCCGTGCTTCGCCGCTTCTGGTACGCGGTGATGCCGGTCGATCACCTCAAAGACGGCCCGCGGCCGTTCACGCTGCTCGGTGAACCGATCGTGCTGTTCCTTGACGGGAAGGGCGAGCCTGCGGCGCTGGAAGATCGCTGCTGCCATCGCACCGCCAAGCTGTCGAAGGGCTGGTGCAAAGACGGCAACATCGTTTGCGGCTATCACGGCTGGGAATATGACCGCGACGGCAAGCTCGTCATGATTCCGCAATTTCCATTCGAGCAGCCGATACCCGAGGCCAAGGCGCGCTCGTTTCACGCCCAGACCCGTTATGGTTACGTCTGGGTCGCGCTCGATGAACCCTTAAGCGACATTCCCGACATTCCCGAAGACCGCACCGCCGGTTACCGCCGCATCCACCAATTCTACGACAAGTGGAATACGGCCGCGCTTCGGTTGATGGAAAATTCCTTCGACAACGCCCATTTTGCCTTCGTGCACAAAGGGACGTTTGGCGACATCAATCAACCAAAGCCCGAAAAATACGAAATCGTCGAAACCGATTACGGATTCGATGCTGAAACAATCATCACCATCAGGAACCCGCCCAACGCCGCCAGGATCACCGGAACGACCGATCCCACGACGAAGAGACATCAGCGCAACAAATGGTTCATGCCGTTCTGCCGGCGGCTCGACATGGAGTATCCGTCAGGCATCCGGCATATCATTTTCAATTGCGCGACGCCGGTGTCCGACGGCCAGATTCAGGTCGTTCAGATTCTCTTTCGCAACGATACCGAGGCCGACTGCTCCACGCAGGAATTGATCGATTGGGACGCCGCAATCATCGCCGAAGATCGCGATATGCTGGAATCCACCGATCCCGATGCCATCGTGGACATGGGCCGCAAGATCGAAAAGCACATGCCCTCGGACCGGCCGGGAATGATCATGCGCAAGCGCCTGCTCGACTTGCTCCACAGTCACAACGAGGAAGAGCAACCCAGGCAGCAGATCGCCTGA